A section of the Arcobacter roscoffensis genome encodes:
- the clpX gene encoding ATP-dependent Clp protease ATP-binding subunit ClpX yields the protein MSKVTCDFCGATDSPNNPVIAGDNACICKACVGAAHEIMNGGAPEDMEHLPATVQEEKVQEEIKLRTPAELKAILDDYVIGQERAKKVLSVAVYNHYKRIFRHDEIDDDTELNKSNVLLIGPTGSGKTLLAQTISKYLDVPLAIADATSLTEAGYVGDDVENVVTRLVQAADGDIEKAQRGIIFIDEVDKVARMSENRSITRDVSGEGVQQALLKIVEGSVVNVPPKGGRKHPGQDALQIDTTNILFVCGGAFDGLEDIIKKKQGANVLGFNQDKKSKKEEEKIISQVETDDLVKYGLIPELIGRLHMVATLNEITEDDMVHILTEPKNALIKQYIKLFEMDDVTLEFDKEALKELAKLAIERKTGARGLRSILEDIMLDIMYDLPKYKNKTITITKDVVKKEKEPKIA from the coding sequence TTGTAAGGCTTGTGTTGGTGCTGCTCACGAAATAATGAATGGTGGTGCCCCTGAAGATATGGAGCATTTGCCAGCAACGGTTCAAGAAGAAAAAGTTCAAGAAGAGATAAAACTTAGAACTCCAGCTGAGTTAAAAGCTATCTTAGATGACTATGTAATAGGTCAAGAAAGAGCAAAAAAAGTTTTATCAGTTGCAGTTTATAATCACTATAAAAGAATCTTTAGACATGACGAGATTGATGATGATACAGAGTTAAACAAATCAAATGTTCTTTTAATTGGACCTACAGGTTCAGGTAAAACACTATTAGCTCAAACTATTTCTAAATATTTAGATGTGCCTTTAGCAATTGCTGATGCTACATCTTTAACAGAAGCTGGTTATGTTGGTGATGATGTTGAAAATGTGGTTACTAGACTGGTACAAGCTGCTGATGGTGATATTGAAAAAGCTCAAAGAGGAATTATCTTTATTGATGAAGTTGATAAAGTAGCTAGAATGAGTGAAAACAGATCAATCACTAGAGATGTTTCAGGTGAAGGTGTTCAGCAAGCATTACTTAAAATAGTAGAAGGTTCAGTTGTAAATGTTCCACCAAAAGGTGGAAGAAAACACCCTGGACAAGATGCACTTCAAATTGATACTACAAATATTTTATTTGTTTGTGGTGGAGCTTTTGATGGTTTAGAAGATATTATCAAGAAAAAGCAAGGTGCGAATGTACTTGGTTTTAATCAAGATAAAAAATCTAAAAAAGAAGAAGAGAAAATCATCTCACAAGTGGAAACTGATGATTTAGTAAAATATGGTTTAATTCCTGAATTAATTGGTAGATTACATATGGTAGCCACTTTAAATGAAATCACAGAAGATGATATGGTACATATTTTAACTGAACCCAAAAATGCCCTTATCAAACAATACATCAAACTATTTGAAATGGATGATGTAACTTTAGAATTTGATAAAGAAGCCCTAAAAGAGCTTGCAAAACTTGCAATTGAGAGAAAAACAGGAGCAAGAGGTCTTAGATCAATTTTAGAAGATATTATGCTTGATATTATGTATGATCTTCCAAAATATAAAAATAAAACTATTACTATTACTAAAGATGTAGTAAAAAAAGAAAAAGAACCAAAAATCGCATAA
- a CDS encoding riboflavin synthase, whose translation MFTGLIREMAHVVSFKNNFLTLKAEYSPKIGDSIAVNGACLTVVRHTSDTFTVELSPESQQILAMQNYKDEVHIEPAMMMGDRFEGHIVQGHVDCLGTISSIKKNGNSTDFYVSLPSEYSKYIIPKGSVTIDGVSLTVNDVMKDSFRLTIIPHTVENTLFKRYKVGTKVNLETDMFARYVYNMFKGSKDKKDELSWGDVDRIMATY comes from the coding sequence GTGTTTACTGGACTTATAAGAGAAATGGCTCATGTGGTGAGCTTTAAAAATAACTTCTTAACATTAAAAGCAGAGTATAGCCCAAAAATAGGGGATTCTATAGCTGTAAATGGTGCATGTTTAACAGTTGTAAGACATACAAGTGATACTTTTACAGTTGAATTATCACCTGAATCTCAACAAATTTTAGCAATGCAAAACTATAAAGATGAGGTTCATATAGAACCTGCTATGATGATGGGCGATAGGTTTGAAGGTCATATTGTACAAGGTCATGTGGATTGTTTAGGAACTATTAGTTCTATCAAAAAAAATGGAAACTCAACTGACTTTTATGTATCACTTCCAAGTGAATACTCAAAATATATCATCCCGAAAGGAAGTGTGACAATAGATGGAGTTTCTTTGACTGTAAATGATGTGATGAAAGATTCATTTAGACTTACAATCATTCCCCATACTGTTGAGAACACTTTATTTAAAAGGTATAAAGTTGGAACAAAAGTAAATCTAGAAACAGATATGTTTGCTAGATATGTTTATAATATGTTTAAAGGAAGTAAAGATAAGAAAGACGAACTTTCTTGGGGTGATGTAGATAGGATTATGGCTACTTACTAG
- a CDS encoding rod shape-determining protein gives MFLDKLIGLFSSDMAIDLGTANTIVSVRGKGIIINEPSVVAVQNDKYGRDKILAVGQEAKQMIGKTPLNIQAVRPMQDGVIADFEMTERMIRYFIEKAHSRKSFIRPRIIICIPYGITQVERKAVEESAMSAGAREVFLVEEPMAAAIGAGIPVSDPSGYVVVDIGGGTTEIGVTSLGGLVLSKSIKVAGDKFDKSIIDYVRQNYNLYIGERTAENIKIEIGTAIKLDTELKIKVKGRDNSGLLSTIELGSEGVRTAIKEPLKEIVSAVRSVLEDMPPDLAGDVVDNGVILTGGGALIRGIDEYIADIVKLPVKVAEDPLLAVAYGTSNVLDEDALLKLITNA, from the coding sequence GTGTTTTTAGATAAATTAATTGGTCTATTTTCAAGTGATATGGCAATTGACCTTGGAACTGCTAATACTATTGTTTCTGTAAGAGGAAAAGGTATTATCATAAATGAACCATCTGTTGTTGCTGTACAAAATGACAAATATGGTAGAGATAAAATTTTAGCAGTTGGTCAAGAAGCTAAACAAATGATTGGTAAAACACCACTTAATATTCAAGCAGTTAGACCTATGCAAGATGGTGTTATCGCTGATTTTGAAATGACTGAAAGAATGATAAGATACTTTATTGAAAAAGCCCACTCTAGAAAATCTTTTATTAGACCTAGAATTATTATATGTATTCCATATGGTATTACACAAGTTGAAAGAAAAGCTGTTGAAGAATCAGCAATGAGCGCAGGAGCTAGAGAAGTATTCTTAGTAGAAGAGCCTATGGCAGCTGCTATTGGTGCTGGTATTCCTGTATCAGATCCTTCTGGTTATGTAGTTGTTGATATTGGTGGTGGTACTACTGAGATTGGGGTAACTTCTCTTGGTGGACTTGTGCTTTCAAAATCAATCAAAGTTGCAGGTGATAAGTTTGATAAATCAATTATTGATTATGTTAGACAAAACTACAACTTATATATTGGTGAGAGAACTGCTGAGAATATCAAGATTGAAATCGGTACTGCTATTAAACTTGATACCGAACTAAAAATCAAAGTAAAAGGTAGAGATAACTCTGGTTTACTTTCAACTATTGAGCTTGGAAGTGAAGGTGTTAGAACTGCTATAAAAGAGCCATTAAAAGAGATAGTTTCTGCTGTAAGAAGTGTCTTAGAAGATATGCCGCCTGATTTAGCAGGTGATGTTGTAGATAATGGTGTAATTCTTACAGGTGGTGGTGCTTTAATCAGAGGAATTGATGAGTATATCGCTGATATTGTAAAGCTTCCTGTTAAAGTTGCAGAAGATCCACTTCTAGCCGTAGCTTATGGTACAAGCAATGTATTAGATGAGGATGCACTTTTAAAACTAATCACTAATGCGTAA
- the mreC gene encoding rod shape-determining protein MreC — translation MRKFFFVVLFLVVGLSYLFEVDKLVARNFTFLNDIKLSYINSVIDISTTIEKYFDQITTIEELEKENEELKNYKALYLTTQKKLDGIDRFLTTNEQHQTRIDIKQTKVLSYINFNDFTKVWLDYEKKDDTILGLISQDYAAGIVVKEQGRAVALLNGNEKCSYAVFIGKTKTPGILTAKKDGSILIKFIPMWSELNVGDEIVTSGMDNIFVEGLKVGKVKDIQILPQMKTATVEMYANVLKKKYFYVYKQAAKTSDEKEKLNKEEKEEEETTSK, via the coding sequence ATGCGTAAATTCTTTTTTGTTGTACTTTTTTTAGTAGTTGGTTTATCTTACCTTTTTGAGGTAGATAAACTAGTTGCTAGAAACTTCACTTTTTTAAATGATATAAAACTTTCATATATTAACTCTGTTATCGATATTTCAACTACTATTGAAAAGTATTTTGATCAAATCACAACTATAGAAGAGTTAGAAAAAGAAAATGAAGAGCTTAAAAACTACAAAGCCTTATACCTTACTACTCAAAAAAAACTTGATGGTATAGATAGATTTCTTACTACAAATGAACAACATCAAACAAGAATAGATATAAAACAAACAAAGGTTTTATCATATATAAACTTCAATGACTTTACAAAAGTATGGCTTGATTATGAAAAAAAAGATGACACTATCTTAGGACTTATTAGCCAAGACTATGCAGCAGGTATTGTAGTAAAAGAGCAAGGAAGGGCAGTAGCCCTTCTAAATGGAAATGAAAAGTGTTCTTACGCTGTATTTATAGGAAAGACTAAAACTCCTGGTATTCTAACAGCAAAAAAAGATGGAAGTATCTTAATAAAATTTATTCCTATGTGGTCTGAACTAAATGTAGGTGATGAAATAGTAACATCAGGAATGGATAATATCTTCGTAGAAGGTCTAAAAGTAGGAAAAGTAAAAGATATACAAATACTTCCACAAATGAAAACAGCAACAGTAGAAATGTACGCAAATGTACTAAAGAAAAAATACTTCTATGTATATAAACAAGCTGCTAAAACTTCAGATGAAAAAGAAAAATTAAATAAAGAAGAAAAAGAAGAGGAAGAGACTACTAGTAAGTAG